One window of Erwinia aphidicola genomic DNA carries:
- the rfbC gene encoding dTDP-4-dehydrorhamnose 3,5-epimerase yields the protein MKVHNTSISGVKIIEPKVYGDERGFFFETFEKKRYSDMLEIDFDFVQDNSSRSCQNVLRGMHFQTSHPQGKLVRVVRGEVFDVAVDIRPDSKTFGEWYGVILNENNKKQFWIPPGLAHGFVVLSDVADFEYKCTDYYHPEFEASLIWNDLDVGIEWPCQAPVLSAKDQSGKTLKQLFGK from the coding sequence ATGAAGGTGCATAACACTTCAATTAGTGGTGTAAAAATTATCGAGCCTAAAGTTTATGGCGATGAACGAGGTTTTTTTTTCGAAACTTTTGAAAAAAAACGTTATAGTGATATGTTGGAAATTGATTTCGATTTTGTTCAGGACAATTCCTCAAGATCTTGCCAAAATGTCTTGCGAGGTATGCACTTTCAAACCTCACACCCCCAAGGGAAGTTGGTCAGAGTCGTTCGGGGGGAAGTTTTTGATGTTGCAGTTGATATACGTCCAGACTCAAAAACTTTTGGCGAGTGGTACGGTGTCATACTCAATGAAAATAATAAAAAACAGTTCTGGATTCCACCTGGCTTGGCCCATGGTTTTGTTGTTTTAAGCGACGTTGCAGATTTTGAATATAAATGTACGGATTATTATCATCCTGAATTCGAAGCTTCTTTGATATGGAATGATTTAGATGTAGGGATCGAGTGGCCTTGTCAGGCTCCTGTTCTCTCGGCAAAAGACCAATCTGGCAAAACGCTAAAGCAACTTTTCGGTAAGTGA
- a CDS encoding oligosaccharide flippase family protein: MEENFSKLSKSTMFKNIAYLGLVQVSNFVFPVVTLPYLVRTLGVSDFGSIMLSLAIVQYFSLVVDYGFNYSATRDIAVAENQKEINSLFSRTILAKTFLLFISLALYSLYCVFFVKEGNAWVTFSFALVIIGNCYFPLFFFQAIEKMKVIATLTILSKCLCTIWLFTMVKNSGDVFNAAFFYGLNAFLPSIFSIFYIYFRKLVSFELAPFSQVKISLKRGSAIFISQISISFYTTFNVILLGFFYSPAIVGYFSAAERMRSAVQSCFVPIQQVIFPRINKEIRNFKHRFKIYSVLYLSLAFFVSLFIFLFGQQLAIMYLGKEFTVSGHIFKEMSLLVFIVCVAVCFGNWGLITLGYASYLTKLYVCFSLLHLCYAIPLVYFYSYDGLIWSVIFTEFLITICIICKFQLLWSRLDLKDGEKIYEGA; the protein is encoded by the coding sequence ATGGAAGAAAACTTCTCGAAGCTATCAAAAAGCACAATGTTTAAAAATATAGCATATCTTGGTCTTGTTCAGGTAAGTAATTTTGTCTTTCCTGTGGTTACACTTCCATATCTTGTTCGTACGCTAGGTGTGTCGGATTTCGGAAGTATCATGCTTAGCCTTGCTATAGTACAGTATTTTTCTCTCGTGGTTGACTACGGGTTTAACTATTCAGCAACAAGAGATATAGCTGTCGCCGAGAATCAAAAGGAAATCAACTCTCTTTTTTCAAGGACAATTCTCGCAAAAACATTTTTGTTATTTATAAGCTTGGCGTTATATTCACTATATTGTGTTTTTTTCGTTAAAGAAGGTAATGCTTGGGTAACTTTTTCTTTTGCTTTAGTTATCATCGGTAACTGTTATTTTCCACTTTTTTTCTTTCAGGCTATAGAAAAAATGAAAGTGATAGCAACATTAACTATACTTTCAAAATGTTTATGCACTATCTGGCTTTTTACGATGGTTAAAAACAGTGGGGACGTATTTAATGCGGCCTTTTTCTATGGTTTAAATGCATTTCTCCCATCAATCTTTTCAATTTTCTATATCTATTTTAGGAAGTTAGTATCTTTTGAACTAGCCCCTTTTTCACAAGTTAAGATTTCCTTGAAAAGAGGGAGTGCAATTTTTATATCCCAAATCTCGATTAGTTTCTATACTACATTTAATGTTATTCTTCTTGGGTTTTTCTATTCGCCTGCAATAGTCGGTTATTTCTCAGCAGCTGAAAGGATGAGATCTGCCGTTCAATCTTGCTTTGTACCTATTCAGCAGGTTATTTTTCCGAGAATAAATAAAGAGATAAGAAATTTTAAACATCGTTTTAAAATATACTCGGTTTTATACTTGTCTCTCGCATTTTTCGTATCGCTATTCATCTTTCTCTTTGGCCAACAATTGGCGATAATGTATCTCGGCAAGGAATTCACCGTTTCAGGTCACATCTTCAAAGAAATGTCCTTGTTGGTATTTATTGTTTGTGTCGCTGTTTGTTTTGGGAACTGGGGTCTAATTACATTAGGCTATGCGAGTTATTTAACAAAACTTTATGTATGCTTTTCACTTCTACATCTTTGCTATGCTATTCCATTGGTTTACTTTTATAGCTATGATGGGCTTATTTGGTCAGTGATATTCACAGAGTTTCTAATCACAATTTGTATTATCTGTAAGTTTCAATTGCTATGGAGTCGATTGGATCTTAAAGACGGAGAAAAGATCTATGAAGGTGCATAA